The following are encoded together in the Carettochelys insculpta isolate YL-2023 chromosome 24, ASM3395843v1, whole genome shotgun sequence genome:
- the SF3A3 gene encoding splicing factor 3A subunit 3 isoform X1, with translation METILEQQRRYHEERERLMDVMAKEMLIKKSTLRDQINSDHRTRAMQDRYMEVSGNLRDLYDDKDGLRKEELSAISGPNEFAEFYNRLKQIKEFHRKHPNEICVPMSVEFEELLKARENPSEEAQNLVEFTDEEGYGRYLDLHDCYLKYINLKSSEKLDYITYLSTFDQLFDIPKERKNAEYKRYLEMLLEYLQDYTDRVKPLLDQNELFGKIQNEFEKKWDNGTFPGWPKETSSALTHAGAHLDLSAFSSWEELASLGLDRLKSALLALGLKCGGTLEERAQRLFSTKGKSLEALDSSLFAKNPKTKGSKRDTERNKDLAFLEAQVYEYVEILGEQRHLTHENVQRKQARTGEEREEEEEEQISESESEDEENEIIYNPKNLPLGWDGKPIPYWLYKLHGLNINYNCEICGNYTYRGPKAFQRHFAEWRHAHGMRCLGIPNTAHFANVTQIEDAVSLWAKLKQQKASERWQPDTEEEYEDSSGNVVNKKTYEDLKRQGLL, from the exons ATGGAGACGATCCTGGAGCAGCAGCGGCGCTACCACGAGGAGCGGGAGCGGCTCATGGACGTCATGGCCAAGGAGATGCTGATTAAGAAATCCACG TTACGTGACCAGATTAACTCTGATCACCGCACCCGAGCAATGCAGGAC agGTACATGGAAGTGAGTGGCAATCTGAGAGACTTATATGATGATAAGGATGG GTTACGGAAGGAGGAGCTCAGTGCCATCTCAGGGCCAAATGAATTTGCAGAATTCTATAATCGACTAAAACAGATCAAGGAGTTTCACCGGAAGCACCCAAATGAG ATCTGTGTGCCAATGTCAGTGGAATTTGAGGAACTATTGAAAGCCAGAGAGAATCCCAGTGAAGAGGCACAAA ATCTAGTGGAGTTCACAGATGAAGAAGGTTATGGTCGGTACTTGGATCTTCATGATTGTTACCTCAAGTACATTAACTTAAAATCATCAGAG AAACTGGATTACATCACATACTTATCCACATTTGACCAACTCTTTGATATTCCCAAGGAGAGAAAAAATGCTGAATATAAGAG GTATCTTGAAATGCTTCTTGAGTACCTTCAGGATTACACAGACCGAGTGAAGCCATTGCTGGATCAGAATGAACTCTTTGGGAAGATTCAGAATGAGTTTGAGAAGAAGTGGGACAATGGAACATTTCCTGGTTGGCCG AAAGAGACCAGCAGTGCGCTCACCCATGCTGGCGCCCATCTGGATCTCTCAGCCTTTTCTTCTTGGGAG GAATTGGCCTCCCTAGGACTGGACAGATTAAAATCTGCCTTACTGGCTTTGGGTCTGAAGTGCGGCGG CACTCTGGAAGAGCGTGCGCAGAGGCTGTTCAGCACAAAAGGCAAATCCTTGGAAGCCCTTGATTCTTCCTTGTTTGCCAAGAATCCGAAGACAAAAGGCAGCAAAAG GGACACAGAGAGGAACAAAGACCTTGCATTCCTGGAAGCACAGGTCTATGAGTACGTAGAAATTCTTGGG GAGCAGAGACATCTCACCCACGAGAATGTGCAGCGTAAGCAAGCACGCACTGGTGAGGaaagagaggaggaagaggaagagcagaTCAGTGAGAGCGAAAGTGAAGATGAAGAGAATGAAATAATTTATAACCCTAAAAACCTGCCTCTTGGATGGGATGGGAAG CCTATCCCTTATTGGCTATACAAACTACATGGTTTGAACATCAACTACAACTGTGAGATTTGTGGTAACTACACCTACCGAGGGCCAAAAGCTTTCCAGCGACACTTCGCA GAGTGGCGCCATGCTCATGGGATGAGATGCCTGGGCATTCCCAATACAGCCCATTTTGCTAATGTCACACAGATTGAAGACGCAGTCTCTT TGTGGGCAAAGCTGAAGCAGCAGAAGGCTTCGGAGAGATGGCAGCCTGACACAGAG GAGGAATATGAGGATTCCAGTGGGAATGTGGTAAATAAAAAGACCTATGAAGACTTGAAACGTCAAGGGCTACTGTAA
- the SF3A3 gene encoding splicing factor 3A subunit 3 isoform X2 yields MQDRYMEVSGNLRDLYDDKDGLRKEELSAISGPNEFAEFYNRLKQIKEFHRKHPNEICVPMSVEFEELLKARENPSEEAQNLVEFTDEEGYGRYLDLHDCYLKYINLKSSEKLDYITYLSTFDQLFDIPKERKNAEYKRYLEMLLEYLQDYTDRVKPLLDQNELFGKIQNEFEKKWDNGTFPGWPKETSSALTHAGAHLDLSAFSSWEELASLGLDRLKSALLALGLKCGGTLEERAQRLFSTKGKSLEALDSSLFAKNPKTKGSKRDTERNKDLAFLEAQVYEYVEILGEQRHLTHENVQRKQARTGEEREEEEEEQISESESEDEENEIIYNPKNLPLGWDGKPIPYWLYKLHGLNINYNCEICGNYTYRGPKAFQRHFAEWRHAHGMRCLGIPNTAHFANVTQIEDAVSLWAKLKQQKASERWQPDTEEEYEDSSGNVVNKKTYEDLKRQGLL; encoded by the exons ATGCAGGAC agGTACATGGAAGTGAGTGGCAATCTGAGAGACTTATATGATGATAAGGATGG GTTACGGAAGGAGGAGCTCAGTGCCATCTCAGGGCCAAATGAATTTGCAGAATTCTATAATCGACTAAAACAGATCAAGGAGTTTCACCGGAAGCACCCAAATGAG ATCTGTGTGCCAATGTCAGTGGAATTTGAGGAACTATTGAAAGCCAGAGAGAATCCCAGTGAAGAGGCACAAA ATCTAGTGGAGTTCACAGATGAAGAAGGTTATGGTCGGTACTTGGATCTTCATGATTGTTACCTCAAGTACATTAACTTAAAATCATCAGAG AAACTGGATTACATCACATACTTATCCACATTTGACCAACTCTTTGATATTCCCAAGGAGAGAAAAAATGCTGAATATAAGAG GTATCTTGAAATGCTTCTTGAGTACCTTCAGGATTACACAGACCGAGTGAAGCCATTGCTGGATCAGAATGAACTCTTTGGGAAGATTCAGAATGAGTTTGAGAAGAAGTGGGACAATGGAACATTTCCTGGTTGGCCG AAAGAGACCAGCAGTGCGCTCACCCATGCTGGCGCCCATCTGGATCTCTCAGCCTTTTCTTCTTGGGAG GAATTGGCCTCCCTAGGACTGGACAGATTAAAATCTGCCTTACTGGCTTTGGGTCTGAAGTGCGGCGG CACTCTGGAAGAGCGTGCGCAGAGGCTGTTCAGCACAAAAGGCAAATCCTTGGAAGCCCTTGATTCTTCCTTGTTTGCCAAGAATCCGAAGACAAAAGGCAGCAAAAG GGACACAGAGAGGAACAAAGACCTTGCATTCCTGGAAGCACAGGTCTATGAGTACGTAGAAATTCTTGGG GAGCAGAGACATCTCACCCACGAGAATGTGCAGCGTAAGCAAGCACGCACTGGTGAGGaaagagaggaggaagaggaagagcagaTCAGTGAGAGCGAAAGTGAAGATGAAGAGAATGAAATAATTTATAACCCTAAAAACCTGCCTCTTGGATGGGATGGGAAG CCTATCCCTTATTGGCTATACAAACTACATGGTTTGAACATCAACTACAACTGTGAGATTTGTGGTAACTACACCTACCGAGGGCCAAAAGCTTTCCAGCGACACTTCGCA GAGTGGCGCCATGCTCATGGGATGAGATGCCTGGGCATTCCCAATACAGCCCATTTTGCTAATGTCACACAGATTGAAGACGCAGTCTCTT TGTGGGCAAAGCTGAAGCAGCAGAAGGCTTCGGAGAGATGGCAGCCTGACACAGAG GAGGAATATGAGGATTCCAGTGGGAATGTGGTAAATAAAAAGACCTATGAAGACTTGAAACGTCAAGGGCTACTGTAA
- the LOC142001312 gene encoding uncharacterized protein LOC142001312 isoform X1, which yields MAGGERRLAPGRGFLLLCIWMLQLSSHAPTEAESTTSAVTVATTSSSVTTSTAIASTTNMSANGTEQKNLTCYSFHCSGERCYEEKQHANSTVMCPPQSQCELYRHNYTSYNAQCSSTCASANSSERCVTNSTTSAGKCILECCNSSQCLQLNATAYGDVRPRTTPAPTTTTSKPPAKNGKVCTAFSCEGDGCFKGQKPAAQCTVGYDFCEMKKTGTSYTAGCSKACQTASPVCTRATTTTCYQECCQAAAQTSCLKLDGNVHFNGAGQVALAPLLKLLVCGVGLAVHYSLCAFLQS from the exons ATGGCAGGTGGGGAACGCCGGCTTGCCCCAGGGCGAG gcttcctcctgctctgcatCTGGATGCTGCAGTTGAGCTCTCATGCACCAACAG AGGCTGAATCGACAACTTCTGCTGTGACTgttgccaccaccagcagctctgTCACTACCAGCACAGCCATAGCCTCAACGACCAACATGTCTGCAAATGGGACGGAACAGAAAAAT CTCACCTGCTACAGTTTTCATTGCTCTGGAGAGAGGTGCTACGAAGAGAAACAGCATGCCAATAGCACCGTGATGTGCCCCCCTCAGTCTCAATGTGAG CTCTATCGCCACAATTACACAAGCTACAATGCCCAGTGTAGCAGCACGTGTGCGAGTGCAAACAGCAGTGAGAGGTGTGTGACCAACAGCACGACGAGTGCGGGCAAATGCATCCTGGAGTGCTGCAACTCATCCCAGTGCCTGCAGCTCAATGCCACTGCCTACG GTGATGTTCGGCCCCGCACCACTCCAGCTCCCACAACTACCACCTCAAAGCCCCCTGCCAAAAAT GGGAAGGTGTGCACAGCTTTCTCCTGTGAAGGAGATGGATGCTTCAAAGGCCAGAAGCCTGCTGCTCAGTGCACCGTTGGATACGATTTCTGTGAG ATGAAGAAGACTGGCACAAGTTACACGGCTGGATGTAGCAAAGCCTGCCAGACTGCCAGCCCTGTCTGCACCAGAGCAACCACTACCACCTGTTACCAGGAATGCTGTCAAGCGGCAGCTCAGACTAGCTGCCTGAAACTGGATGGCAACGTGCACTTCaatggggctgggcaggtggctctggccccACTCCTGAAACTCCTGGTCTGTGGTGTAGGGCTTGCCGTGCATTACAGCCTCTGTGCTTTCCTTCAGAGTTAG
- the LOC142001312 gene encoding uncharacterized protein LOC142001312 isoform X2 — protein MAGGERRLAPGREAESTTSAVTVATTSSSVTTSTAIASTTNMSANGTEQKNLTCYSFHCSGERCYEEKQHANSTVMCPPQSQCELYRHNYTSYNAQCSSTCASANSSERCVTNSTTSAGKCILECCNSSQCLQLNATAYGDVRPRTTPAPTTTTSKPPAKNGKVCTAFSCEGDGCFKGQKPAAQCTVGYDFCEMKKTGTSYTAGCSKACQTASPVCTRATTTTCYQECCQAAAQTSCLKLDGNVHFNGAGQVALAPLLKLLVCGVGLAVHYSLCAFLQS, from the exons ATGGCAGGTGGGGAACGCCGGCTTGCCCCAGGGCGAG AGGCTGAATCGACAACTTCTGCTGTGACTgttgccaccaccagcagctctgTCACTACCAGCACAGCCATAGCCTCAACGACCAACATGTCTGCAAATGGGACGGAACAGAAAAAT CTCACCTGCTACAGTTTTCATTGCTCTGGAGAGAGGTGCTACGAAGAGAAACAGCATGCCAATAGCACCGTGATGTGCCCCCCTCAGTCTCAATGTGAG CTCTATCGCCACAATTACACAAGCTACAATGCCCAGTGTAGCAGCACGTGTGCGAGTGCAAACAGCAGTGAGAGGTGTGTGACCAACAGCACGACGAGTGCGGGCAAATGCATCCTGGAGTGCTGCAACTCATCCCAGTGCCTGCAGCTCAATGCCACTGCCTACG GTGATGTTCGGCCCCGCACCACTCCAGCTCCCACAACTACCACCTCAAAGCCCCCTGCCAAAAAT GGGAAGGTGTGCACAGCTTTCTCCTGTGAAGGAGATGGATGCTTCAAAGGCCAGAAGCCTGCTGCTCAGTGCACCGTTGGATACGATTTCTGTGAG ATGAAGAAGACTGGCACAAGTTACACGGCTGGATGTAGCAAAGCCTGCCAGACTGCCAGCCCTGTCTGCACCAGAGCAACCACTACCACCTGTTACCAGGAATGCTGTCAAGCGGCAGCTCAGACTAGCTGCCTGAAACTGGATGGCAACGTGCACTTCaatggggctgggcaggtggctctggccccACTCCTGAAACTCCTGGTCTGTGGTGTAGGGCTTGCCGTGCATTACAGCCTCTGTGCTTTCCTTCAGAGTTAG